In one window of Tenacibaculum mesophilum DNA:
- a CDS encoding efflux RND transporter permease subunit — MLNKSIKFLIENKLVAVILLVLFVGWGTVNAPFNLDTGFLPSDPVAVDAIPDIGENQQIVFTKWDGQSPQDIEDQITYPLTTSLLGISGVKTIRSSSMFGLSSIYVIFDEGIDFYWSRSRILEKLNSLPSNLLPEGVSPSLGPDATGLGQIFWYTLEGRDENGNVTGGWDLNELRSVQDYYVKYALSSANGVSEVSSIGGYVQEYQIDVKPELMRQYNISLQQVVAAVKQSNQDIGAQTIEINQAEYLVRGLGYIKSIADIENAVVKSENYTSIRVKDVANVKLGAAPRRGILDKEGAEVVGGVVVSRYGANPLEVITNVKAKIKELSAGLPSKKLKDGRISQLTIVPFYDRSELIHETLDTLNEALTLEILITILVIVVMVFNLRASVLISGLLPVAVLMVFIAMKAFGVDANIVALSGIAIAIGTMVDVGVILSENIISHLERREKRKEKKESRGASNVIPTEQGMSDEESLSINQIVYNATAEVSGAIVTAVMTTIISFLPVFTMIGAEGKLFRPLAFTKTFALIAAIIVALFLIPPFAAILFRKKDLTKNFKYILNGVLSVLGIIAVFYGYWLGITLVAFGVVGFWSNYLGKTTIYVSFSNYSFTFSINTINIVISALVIVGLLAEYWRPLGVDKSIATNLLFVALICFGLLGFFSLLQKYYNQILCWALNNKLLFLIIPLTVLTCGFLIFKNTGKEFMPSLNEGSFLLMPTSMPHSGVEENKRVLQQLDMAVANIPEIATVVGKAGRTDSALDPAPLSMYENVINYKPEYALNSDGERQRFKVDENGDFILKEGMSLRAKYGEAWQSIDAKMELIPDENGEFYRNWRPHIKSPNDIWNEIVKVTKLPGVTSAPKLQPIETRLVMLQTGMRAPMGIKVKGQDLKQIEAFGVELEGVLKEVEGVKKEAVFADRIVGKPYLLIDIDREKLARYGIAIQTVQDVLKVAVGGMQLSQTVEGRERYGIRVRYPRELRSNPTDLENIYVPVAKGTPIPLSELATIRYEQGPQMIKSEDTFLIGYVLFDKLDGFAEVNVVETAQNVIQQKIDSGELVVPKGISYQFTGTYENQLRAEKTLSIVVPLALMIIFLILYFQFRSLATSLMVFTAITIAFAGGFIMMWLYGQDWFLNFSVFGENLRELFQMHPINLSVAVWVGFIALFGIATDDGVVMATYLKQTFTKDKPQTIGAIRASALHGGNKRIRACVMTTATTILALLPVLTSTGRGSDIMIPMAIPAFGGMIIDVTSYFIVPVLYSWREEFLLKRKMKRDEF; from the coding sequence ATGCTAAACAAAAGCATCAAATTTTTAATAGAAAATAAACTGGTAGCAGTTATATTACTCGTTTTATTTGTAGGATGGGGAACTGTAAATGCACCATTTAATTTAGATACAGGCTTTTTACCGAGCGATCCTGTAGCGGTTGATGCCATACCAGATATTGGGGAAAATCAACAAATTGTTTTCACAAAGTGGGATGGACAATCACCACAAGATATAGAAGACCAAATAACCTATCCATTAACAACATCTTTATTAGGAATCTCAGGAGTAAAAACCATTCGTAGCTCCTCTATGTTTGGGCTTTCAAGTATTTATGTCATATTTGATGAAGGAATAGATTTTTATTGGAGTCGCTCAAGAATTCTAGAAAAACTAAATTCACTACCTAGTAATTTATTGCCAGAAGGAGTAAGTCCGTCTTTAGGACCAGATGCAACAGGTTTAGGTCAAATTTTTTGGTATACACTTGAAGGAAGAGATGAGAATGGAAATGTTACAGGTGGTTGGGATTTAAATGAGTTACGTAGTGTACAAGATTACTATGTAAAATATGCACTTTCATCTGCAAATGGGGTGTCAGAAGTAAGTTCAATAGGAGGTTATGTTCAAGAATACCAAATAGACGTAAAGCCAGAATTGATGCGTCAATACAATATCAGTTTGCAGCAAGTAGTAGCTGCGGTTAAACAGAGTAATCAAGATATTGGAGCGCAAACGATAGAAATAAATCAAGCAGAATATTTGGTACGTGGTTTAGGCTATATAAAATCAATTGCTGATATTGAAAATGCAGTTGTAAAGTCGGAAAATTATACATCTATTAGAGTAAAAGATGTTGCTAATGTAAAACTAGGAGCAGCACCACGTAGAGGAATTTTAGATAAAGAAGGAGCAGAAGTTGTTGGAGGAGTTGTTGTGTCTCGTTACGGAGCTAATCCTTTAGAAGTAATTACAAATGTTAAAGCAAAAATCAAAGAGTTAAGTGCAGGTTTACCAAGTAAAAAATTAAAAGATGGTAGAATCTCTCAATTAACGATTGTTCCATTTTATGATCGTTCAGAGTTAATTCATGAAACTTTAGATACGCTGAACGAAGCACTTACACTAGAAATACTGATAACCATTTTAGTAATCGTAGTGATGGTTTTCAACTTACGAGCTTCTGTACTAATCTCAGGGTTATTACCTGTAGCAGTGTTGATGGTTTTTATAGCAATGAAAGCCTTTGGAGTAGATGCAAACATTGTAGCCTTATCAGGAATTGCTATTGCTATTGGAACCATGGTAGATGTTGGGGTTATACTCTCCGAAAATATCATAAGTCATTTAGAGAGAAGAGAAAAGAGAAAAGAGAAAAAAGAAAGTAGAGGAGCTAGTAATGTCATTCCGACAGAACAAGGTATGAGTGATGAGGAATCTCTATCTATTAACCAAATAGTTTACAATGCTACAGCAGAAGTTTCAGGAGCAATTGTAACTGCAGTGATGACAACTATTATTAGTTTTTTACCTGTATTCACAATGATTGGAGCCGAAGGTAAATTATTCCGTCCATTGGCGTTTACAAAAACCTTTGCGTTAATCGCTGCTATTATAGTTGCGTTATTTTTAATACCTCCGTTTGCAGCTATTCTATTCAGAAAAAAAGACCTGACAAAAAACTTTAAGTACATTTTAAATGGAGTTTTATCAGTTCTAGGTATCATTGCCGTTTTTTATGGATATTGGTTAGGTATCACATTAGTAGCTTTTGGAGTCGTAGGTTTTTGGAGTAATTACTTAGGCAAAACAACAATTTATGTTTCGTTTTCCAATTATAGTTTTACGTTTTCAATAAATACAATTAATATTGTCATATCAGCATTAGTAATTGTTGGTTTACTGGCAGAATATTGGAGGCCTTTAGGAGTAGACAAAAGTATCGCTACTAATCTTTTATTTGTAGCACTTATCTGTTTTGGTTTACTAGGTTTTTTTAGTCTACTTCAAAAATATTACAATCAGATATTGTGTTGGGCGTTGAATAACAAGTTGTTGTTTTTAATCATTCCGTTGACCGTGTTAACCTGTGGATTTCTTATTTTTAAAAATACAGGAAAAGAATTTATGCCTTCATTAAATGAAGGATCATTTTTATTGATGCCAACTTCTATGCCGCATTCGGGTGTAGAAGAAAATAAACGGGTATTACAACAGTTAGATATGGCGGTAGCTAATATACCAGAGATAGCCACGGTAGTTGGTAAGGCAGGAAGAACAGATTCAGCGTTAGACCCTGCACCACTGTCGATGTATGAAAACGTAATTAACTACAAGCCTGAATACGCATTAAATTCTGATGGAGAACGCCAGCGATTTAAGGTTGATGAAAATGGTGATTTTATACTGAAAGAAGGAATGTCATTGCGAGCGAAATATGGTGAAGCGTGGCAATCTATTGATGCAAAAATGGAACTTATTCCTGATGAAAACGGAGAGTTTTATCGTAACTGGCGTCCGCATATCAAATCTCCAAACGATATTTGGAATGAAATTGTAAAAGTAACCAAACTGCCAGGAGTAACATCAGCGCCAAAACTACAACCCATTGAAACTCGATTGGTAATGTTACAAACAGGAATGCGAGCACCTATGGGAATTAAAGTGAAAGGACAAGATTTAAAACAAATTGAAGCTTTTGGAGTGGAACTTGAAGGAGTTTTAAAAGAAGTTGAAGGTGTTAAAAAAGAGGCTGTTTTTGCGGATAGAATCGTAGGGAAACCTTATTTGTTAATTGATATAGATAGAGAAAAATTAGCGCGCTACGGAATTGCTATTCAAACCGTACAAGATGTGTTGAAAGTAGCGGTAGGAGGTATGCAGTTGTCGCAGACAGTAGAAGGAAGAGAACGTTACGGTATTCGTGTTCGTTATCCTAGAGAGTTACGTTCTAATCCGACTGATTTAGAAAATATCTATGTACCTGTAGCTAAAGGAACTCCAATTCCTTTAAGCGAATTAGCAACGATCCGTTATGAGCAAGGACCGCAGATGATTAAGAGCGAAGATACTTTCTTAATCGGGTATGTGTTGTTTGATAAGTTAGATGGTTTTGCTGAGGTAAATGTTGTAGAAACTGCTCAAAATGTAATTCAACAAAAAATAGATTCAGGAGAATTAGTTGTTCCGAAAGGAATATCCTATCAATTTACAGGAACTTATGAAAATCAGTTAAGAGCAGAAAAAACACTGTCGATTGTGGTGCCATTAGCATTGATGATTATCTTTTTAATACTGTATTTTCAATTTCGTTCATTAGCTACTTCGTTAATGGTATTTACTGCAATTACTATTGCTTTTGCAGGAGGGTTTATTATGATGTGGTTGTACGGGCAAGATTGGTTCTTAAATTTTAGTGTATTTGGAGAAAACTTGCGAGAGCTATTTCAAATGCATCCAATTAACTTGAGTGTTGCTGTTTGGGTAGGGTTTATTGCATTGTTCGGAATCGCAACTGATGATGGTGTAGTAATGGCAACGTACTTAAAACAAACATTTACTAAAGACAAACCTCAAACAATTGGAGCCATTCGTGCATCAGCACTACATGGAGGAAATAAACGTATTAGAGCATGTGTAATGACCACAGCAACAACCATTTTAGCTTTGTTACCAGTGTTAACTTCAACAGGAAGAGGAAGTGATATTATGATTCCGATGGCAATTCCTGCTTTTGGAGGAATGATTATAGATGTGACTTCATACTTTATAGTACCTGTATTATATAGTTGGCGTGAAGAATTTTTATTAAAACGTAAAATGAAAAGAGATGAGTTTTAA
- a CDS encoding TolC family protein, whose translation MSFKRNNKKAALFLATVFFAFTMQGQNLEEYIKTALENNPEVQQFDTKYKRISEKKEEVNTLPNTEFGAGYFVSTPETRTGPQRFKLSVKQMIPFFGTITARENYVSSLADAAYQDIVIVKRKLATSVAQLYYKLYEIKAKQKVLDENIELLKTYEKLALTSVEVGKASAVDVLRLQIRQNELNQQKEVLVETFSGIEKAFNRLLNQEVNTSISVVNSLQVPKEADKIQPSTLKLHPELIKFDKLYTSVEQSEFLNQKEKQPMIGFGLDYVNVEKRTDMNMVDNGKDIIMPMVSLSIPIFNKKNKSISKQNKLQQEEILSQKEQRYNTLESVLYRAVSDRNAAMISHRTQLKNLEQAKNAEQILVKSYETGTIDFNDVLDIQELQLKFQTNMITSVVNYYTQSTIINYLIQ comes from the coding sequence ATGAGTTTTAAAAGGAATAATAAAAAAGCAGCTTTATTTCTAGCTACTGTGTTTTTTGCTTTTACGATGCAAGGACAAAATCTAGAGGAGTATATTAAGACTGCTTTAGAAAATAATCCAGAAGTACAACAGTTTGATACGAAGTATAAACGTATTTCTGAGAAAAAGGAAGAAGTAAATACTTTGCCTAATACCGAGTTTGGGGCAGGGTATTTTGTGAGTACACCAGAAACACGTACAGGTCCACAACGATTTAAGTTGTCTGTAAAACAAATGATTCCTTTCTTCGGAACCATAACAGCACGGGAAAACTATGTATCCTCATTAGCTGATGCAGCTTATCAAGATATTGTAATTGTAAAACGTAAGTTAGCAACATCAGTAGCGCAATTGTATTATAAACTCTATGAAATTAAAGCAAAGCAAAAAGTATTGGATGAAAATATAGAATTGCTTAAAACGTATGAAAAGTTAGCATTAACTTCAGTAGAAGTAGGTAAGGCATCAGCGGTAGATGTGTTAAGGTTACAGATAAGACAGAATGAGTTGAATCAACAAAAAGAAGTATTAGTAGAAACATTTTCAGGGATAGAAAAAGCATTTAATAGATTATTGAATCAAGAAGTTAATACATCAATTTCTGTGGTTAATAGTTTGCAAGTCCCGAAAGAAGCTGATAAAATACAACCAAGTACTTTAAAGTTACACCCAGAGTTAATCAAGTTTGATAAGTTATACACTTCCGTAGAACAATCAGAGTTCTTGAACCAAAAAGAAAAACAACCTATGATTGGTTTTGGGCTTGATTATGTAAATGTTGAGAAGCGCACGGATATGAATATGGTAGATAATGGAAAAGATATTATAATGCCAATGGTATCGTTGTCAATTCCTATTTTCAATAAGAAAAATAAATCTATAAGCAAACAAAATAAGTTACAGCAAGAGGAAATTCTATCGCAAAAAGAACAACGATATAATACGCTAGAATCTGTATTGTATAGAGCAGTTTCAGATAGAAATGCAGCGATGATAAGTCACAGAACACAACTTAAAAATTTAGAGCAAGCAAAAAATGCTGAACAAATTTTGGTAAAAAGTTACGAGACAGGTACAATCGATTTTAATGATGTGTTAGATATTCAGGAGTTACAGTTAAAGT